The Paenibacillus pabuli DNA segment ATGTTTAATGCTTATTGGGGAGAAAATTTGGGTTTAGTGTTTCTAACGCTCTTTACTGAAATTATTTTCGCTGTGAGTATGGGACTCGGGTTCAGTTATATCATCAAGGGCAATGGATCAGGCACTGTTGTTATGATTATTATCCAATTAGCTGCATTTCTCGGCGGTTCATACTTCCCGGTCGAGAAGGCTACAGGGATCATGGCAACTCTCTCTTCACTTTCTCCGCTGCAATGGTCCAATGCTGCACTCCTTGAAATGATCTATGCAGACAGTCTGTCAGCAGCGATTAACGCCATGCTGTTAAATATCGGATTCGCGGTCGTTTTGCTGGGTATCGCATTAACGATGATGCGTAGAAAGGAGGGGTTGTAAGAATGAGAGACACGTTATGGTTAATACGGAAAACATTTATTTCTACCTTTAAAAATGTTTTGAGTTTATTTGTATACTTCGTCTTTCCTGTTATGGGGATTCTACTCGCGACTCTAGTCCAAGGGGGCTCGGGAGAAACCGAATTGAAAATGGGTATTGTTAATCATGATGGAGGTCAGACGATTACGAAGAGTGTTATAGATTCGGTGAGCAGACAGGATTCCATGGTTATAAGTGAGATTGAGGAAAATGAGATAAAAGAGCTGATTGCTGCCGGCAATCTTGATGCAGCAATTATCCTTCCCGCAGGTTTCGCACAGAGTTTGGTTGTTGGGAAGCCCGCACATATTAAGATCGTATCCATTAAAGGGGCCCAGGTTACCGGACATGTGAAAGCCTCTTTGGATCAACATATTAACAATTTGGCTTCGATCGGCAAGGTGGCTAAAGGAGATCAGGCTAAGTTTGATTCCCTATATGAGGGATTTCAAAATACAGACTTCAGATTATCAGAAGAGAAGGTAGAGGATCAATCCGTAAATTACAACAAAACCAATCAATCAATAGGTTACTTGCTCGTCCTCATGCTGGTGTCCGCTTCGAATTTATCTGGAATTCTGATTAAGGAAAGAGAGAATAGAACCTATTATCGCCTTTTATCCTCACCAATCAATCCTAGAACCTATGTCTTATCGAATATCATCGTTAATTTGACTATGATGATGCTGCAGATTGCAGTGACACTGTTGATCATGATAAATGTTTTTCGTGTCGATCCGGGTATTTCTTACTGGAGCATGTTCCTAATTCTTGTGTTATTTGCTCTGGTGGCCATAGGTCTATCACTTGTAATCGTGGCATTCTCCAGCAGCTCTGCAGCAGCCAGCGGCATGCAGAATATGATCCTTATACCTACCAGCTTGCTCTCTGGGTGTATGTTCCCACTTGAGTTAATGCCGACAACGATGCAGCAGCTCGCGCACTTTCTTCCCCAGTATTGGCTTCTGGATACCTTTAGCAACCTACAACAAGGGGTATCCATGGGGCAACTATCCTTGAATCTGATCATTTTGATTGCTTTTTCCGTAGCCTTATCTTTAATAGCCGTCTATAAGTTTGGAAGGAACAATGATACTCGAAGTTATATTTAATATTAACTGGAGGAATATAAAGGATACGATTAAACTAACAAGGAAATTTGGGATTGATTACAGAATATAGTGAAAATAAAATGTTTATTTTTTAAAATAACTTTGAAACTAAAGGCGGTATATTAATGAACAAACTTGAAATTAAAATATCTAAGTATAATTCCAAGTATGCAGAACATACAGTGAAAATGTGGAGAGCCAGTAAGGAACGGGCAATTGGTCAGGCTGACATCCATAGCTTCGAAGACCATCTTTATTTTTTTAATCATATACTATCTGAACAGTATCAAATAGATTTAGCGTTACTTGATGAAAAAGTAGTTGGAATGATTGCCTATAATGAAACGGAGATAAGCCAACTTTATATTCATATTGATTATCAAGGCAATGGAATAGGGCAAACCTTACTAAACAAAGCAAAAGCACAAGCAAGTGGAAACCTAACATTATATACATTTGAAGTTAATAAAAATGCGCAAAGATTTTATGAGAAAAATGGATTTGAAATCATTGATAGAGGACATGAAAATGAAGAAAACTTACCTGATATTCGATATGAATGGAAGTTGTAGAAATCGAGTATGATGGTATGGGAAAGACCTGTCAAAGTGACAGGTTTTTTTGGTTTTTACATTATAAAAAGATTTTCTTGTAAAAAGGCAAAACCTAAAGTTTGTATTTAAAATATCAAATAGGTCGGCGTGCAGCTCCAAACATGGCAGTAACTATTGATTAACGGACTCTGTAAGGGGAGAATGAAGATGGCTATGTTGGGAGTTGAAATTAATATCCCGTTTACATGCCGGTGATATCAAACGAATATTCCCCCTTTATCATTTAAGATGACAAACGAGGGAATGAGGACTGAATCATGAAGAATTATCCGATCATCGCTTCCATCACGGTAGATGAGCAAATTGCACAGGCTATAGCAAGCGATGTGAAGCGAGTTATTCTGATGACAGGAAACATTACGAATCTTGGCTCGATCATAGAGAGACTGCATCAAAGCGGTAA contains these protein-coding regions:
- a CDS encoding GNAT family N-acetyltransferase — protein: MNKLEIKISKYNSKYAEHTVKMWRASKERAIGQADIHSFEDHLYFFNHILSEQYQIDLALLDEKVVGMIAYNETEISQLYIHIDYQGNGIGQTLLNKAKAQASGNLTLYTFEVNKNAQRFYEKNGFEIIDRGHENEENLPDIRYEWKL
- a CDS encoding ABC transporter permease produces the protein MRDTLWLIRKTFISTFKNVLSLFVYFVFPVMGILLATLVQGGSGETELKMGIVNHDGGQTITKSVIDSVSRQDSMVISEIEENEIKELIAAGNLDAAIILPAGFAQSLVVGKPAHIKIVSIKGAQVTGHVKASLDQHINNLASIGKVAKGDQAKFDSLYEGFQNTDFRLSEEKVEDQSVNYNKTNQSIGYLLVLMLVSASNLSGILIKERENRTYYRLLSSPINPRTYVLSNIIVNLTMMMLQIAVTLLIMINVFRVDPGISYWSMFLILVLFALVAIGLSLVIVAFSSSSAAASGMQNMILIPTSLLSGCMFPLELMPTTMQQLAHFLPQYWLLDTFSNLQQGVSMGQLSLNLIILIAFSVALSLIAVYKFGRNNDTRSYI